A stretch of the Meles meles chromosome 19, mMelMel3.1 paternal haplotype, whole genome shotgun sequence genome encodes the following:
- the ISOC2 gene encoding isochorismatase domain-containing protein 2 — translation MAAVGPSLGRVLPGSSILFLCDMQEKFRHIAYFPQIVSVAARMLKVARLLEVPAVLTEQYPAGLGPTVPELGAGGLRPVAKTCFSMVPAVQQELDTRPQLCSVLLCGIETHACILNTALDLLDRGLQVHVVVDACSSRNQVDRLVALARMRQSGAFLSTSEGLILQLVGDAVHPRFKEIQKIIKEPAQDSGLLGVFQGPNPLFR, via the exons ATGGCAGCTGTGGGGCCCAGCCTGGGCCGCGTCCTCCCCGGATCATCCATCCTATTCCTGTGCGACATGCAGGAGAAGTTCCGCCATATTGCATACTTCCCCCAGATTGTCTCTGTGGCTGCCCGCATGCTCAAG GTGGCCAGGCTCCTGGAGGTGCCTGCTGTATTGACAGAGCAGTATCCAGCAGGCCTGGGCCCCACGGTGCCTGAGCTGGGGGCTGGAGGCCTGCGGCCCGTGGCCAAAACTTGCTTCAGCATGGTCCCTGCAGTGCAGCAGGAGCTGGACACCCGGCCCCAGCTGTGTTCTGTGCTCCTCTGTGGCATCGAGACACACGCCTGCATCCTG AACACAGCCTTGGACCTCCTGGACCGCGGGCTGCAGGTCCACGTGGTGGTGGACGCCTGCTCCTCTCGCAA ccaGGTGGACAGGCTGGTGGCACTGGCCCGGATGCGGCAGAGTGGGGCCTTCCTCTCCACCAGCGAAGGGCTGATTCTGCAGCTCGTGGGTGATGCTGTCCACCCCCGGTTTAAGGAG ATCCAGAAGATCATCAAGGAGCCTGCCCAGGACAGCGGGCTGCTGGGCGTCTTCCAAGGCCCCAACCCCCTCTTCCGCTGA